A window from Citrobacter amalonaticus encodes these proteins:
- the pgi gene encoding glucose-6-phosphate isomerase, which translates to MKNINPTQTSAWQALQKHFDDMKDVTLADLFAKDNDRFSKFSATFDDLMLVDYSKNRITEETLAKLQDLAKETDLAGAIKSMFSGEKINRTEDRAVLHVALRNRSNTPIMVDGKDVMPEVNAVLEKMKSFSEAIISGQWKGYTGKAITDVVNIGIGGSDLGPFMVTEALRPYKNHLNMHFVSNVDGTHIAEVLKKVNPETTLFLVASKTFTTQETMTNAHSARDWFLKTAGDEKHVAKHFAALSTNAKAVGEFGIDTANMFEFWDWVGGRYSLWSAIGLSIILSVGYDNFVQLLSGAHAMDKHFSTTPLESNLPVLLALIGIWYNNFFGAETEAILPYDQYMHRFAAYFQQGNMESNGKYVDRNGNPVDYQTGPIIWGEPGTNGQHAFYQLIHQGTKMVPCDFIAPAITHNPLSDHHPKLLSNFFAQTEALAFGKSREVVEQEYRDQGKDPATLEHVVPFKVFEGNRPTNSILLREITPFSLGALIALYEHKIFTQGIILNIFTFDQWGVELGKQLANRILPELKDDKAIESHDSSTNGLINRYKAWR; encoded by the coding sequence ATGAAAAACATCAATCCAACGCAGACCTCTGCCTGGCAGGCACTACAAAAACACTTTGACGACATGAAGGACGTTACCCTCGCGGATTTGTTCGCGAAGGATAACGATCGCTTCAGCAAATTCTCCGCAACGTTTGACGATCTAATGCTGGTGGATTACTCCAAAAACCGCATTACCGAAGAGACGCTGGCGAAACTGCAGGATCTGGCGAAAGAGACCGATCTGGCAGGCGCCATCAAGTCCATGTTCTCCGGCGAGAAAATCAACCGTACGGAAGATCGTGCCGTGTTGCATGTGGCGTTGCGTAACCGTAGCAATACCCCGATTATGGTTGACGGCAAAGATGTGATGCCGGAAGTCAACGCGGTGCTGGAGAAGATGAAATCTTTCTCCGAAGCCATTATTTCGGGTCAGTGGAAAGGTTATACCGGTAAAGCGATCACCGACGTGGTCAACATCGGTATTGGCGGCTCCGACCTCGGCCCGTTCATGGTGACCGAAGCGCTGCGCCCATACAAAAATCACCTGAATATGCACTTTGTTTCTAACGTCGACGGTACCCATATCGCCGAAGTGCTGAAGAAAGTGAATCCGGAAACTACCCTGTTCCTCGTGGCGTCCAAGACCTTCACCACGCAGGAAACCATGACCAACGCCCACAGCGCGCGTGACTGGTTCCTGAAAACCGCCGGTGATGAAAAACACGTTGCGAAACACTTCGCTGCACTGTCTACCAATGCGAAAGCGGTTGGTGAGTTCGGTATTGATACCGCCAACATGTTCGAGTTCTGGGACTGGGTGGGCGGTCGTTATTCTCTGTGGTCAGCGATTGGTCTGTCGATCATCCTGTCTGTCGGCTACGACAACTTTGTGCAACTGCTGTCCGGCGCGCATGCGATGGATAAGCACTTCTCGACCACGCCTCTGGAGAGCAACCTGCCGGTGCTGCTGGCGCTGATCGGCATCTGGTACAACAATTTCTTCGGTGCTGAAACCGAAGCCATCCTGCCGTACGACCAGTATATGCACCGTTTCGCGGCCTACTTCCAGCAGGGCAATATGGAGTCCAACGGGAAATATGTTGACCGTAACGGCAACCCGGTGGATTACCAGACGGGTCCGATCATCTGGGGTGAGCCGGGAACCAACGGTCAGCACGCGTTCTACCAGTTGATTCATCAGGGAACCAAAATGGTGCCTTGTGACTTTATCGCCCCGGCGATTACCCATAACCCGCTGTCCGATCACCATCCGAAGCTGCTGTCTAACTTCTTCGCCCAGACTGAAGCGCTGGCGTTCGGGAAATCCCGCGAAGTGGTGGAGCAGGAATACCGTGACCAGGGTAAAGATCCGGCCACGCTGGAACACGTGGTACCGTTCAAAGTGTTTGAGGGCAACCGCCCGACTAACTCCATCCTGCTGCGTGAAATCACCCCGTTCAGCCTGGGGGCGCTGATCGCCCTGTATGAGCACAAAATCTTTACACAGGGCATCATCCTGAACATCTTTACCTTCGACCAGTGGGGCGTTGAGCTGGGTAAACAGCTGGCAAACCGTATTCTGCCGGAGCTGAAAGATGATAAGGCGATCGAAAGCCACGACAGCTCGACTAACGGATTGATTAACCGTTATAAAGCCTGGCGTTAA